The following DNA comes from Cucumis sativus cultivar 9930 chromosome 7, Cucumber_9930_V3, whole genome shotgun sequence.
aggGGATATTATCGATGTAGTAGTTCCAAGGGATGCCCAGCAAGAAAGCAAGTAGAGAGAAGCCGTGTGGATCCCACCAAGCTCGTTATTACCTACGCCTTCGACCACAACCACCAACTCCCGGTCACCAAAtctcaccaccaccaccatcatAATTCCTCCCCGTCCTCTGCCGTGATCGCCGCCGTATCTGCCGCAACCGACTTTCCTTCTCCAGGGAGCACTACGACGTCGTCCTCCACTTCATCCGGCGACAACACCAACGCCGCCCCGTCGTCTCCGGCGGCGAAGTTTGAGGAGGCGGCTGCGGTTTTCGCGAGTCAGCCGGAACTGGAACTCGGAGGCGACTCGCTGATGATAAAACCATGCATCGGAGATTTCGGGTGGTTGGGTGAGGTGGCGTATGACAGAATCCTTGAGGGCCCGATTTGCGGAGGTGGCGACATATTCGACGACGCCGATGTAATGGTTTTGTCCACTAGAGGAGATGACGAGGAGGAGTCGTTATTTGCGGATCTTGGGGAATTACCCGAAGGATCGGTGGTGTTCGGCCGACGGCGAACGGTCCAACCGAACGGACCGAACCGGACATGTGGCACAGTTTTAAACTGCTAgggtactttttttttcttttcttttcttttcttttcttttaggatTTGGTTCGTTCGTTTGCAATTGCCAATTGGTGATTGTTGTGGAAAACTTTACAAacagagaagagagagagagagagagagagagagagagagagagagagagagagagagagagagagaggatttttctttataattacttttaaatttagtttaaaaatggGTTTCTGTTGTACAGTGAAAGGTAGTGAAGAATATTGAGAAATAATGAATTGATGATGTTGGTTCCCTTTCTTATGTCTTATAAACTGCCCTTCAACTATGGTGGGGTGGACATGACCCAAAACCACTCCCaccttaaaaaatatttactatttgttGCCATTTTTATTAcgttaattttatcatttttttaaattatctgTAAGAgtgtttacatttttttcgaactaaaatatttacacactAAATACATACTATAATCCAATGACCTAAGAGTATAATAACCAACTTTTTGTTCCGAACACTTTCCTATGTCTCAATCATGcatttatatttctaattttctaaactttttattaaaacaacAAGACAAAAATGTGATATCATGTACTTTGTAAAATAGTTCCTCAAAACTTAGCCACATGagccaaaatttaaatttcaatataagtttgttattgtgatattttaaaatcaagtctcattttaaaaataatgtatagGAATACTAATGTTAGAACTTATCATAAAATTTATGCACATAATTAGAACTTGCCACCTCTTTGTAGTCTGTCGCCGTGTACCACTATTTAGTAGTCACTATATTAAcgtttcaaaagaaataagaaatatagaattgagatttaaaaattcaaacaaccATGTAATGAGCTTAAACTAACCCAACTTTTATATAACATCCTAAATTCTCATGAATTGAACCTCCAAACCATTAAGTTTGTTTGGTAGtattataagatattttgACATCTAAAGATTCTCTAACATTCTAAAATGCTTGGAAGGAAGACATCTGAAGAGTTTTGAATGTcctattaaaaaatgaatacagATTTGTGCGTTATCAAAATATACTGTAAAGATCAACACTCAAAAATGAATTACAAACAGTGCTA
Coding sequences within:
- the WRKY47 gene encoding probable WRKY transcription factor 69-like yields the protein MDRRVRTNPFLSEQEDPEATSDDGLPESPSDCNDSKPTAAPPPKKSRRGVQKRVVSVPITDVEGSKSKGEAYPPSDSWAWRKYGQKPIKGSPYPRGYYRCSSSKGCPARKQVERSRVDPTKLVITYAFDHNHQLPVTKSHHHHHHNSSPSSAVIAAVSAATDFPSPGSTTTSSSTSSGDNTNAAPSSPAAKFEEAAAVFASQPELELGGDSLMIKPCIGDFGWLGEVAYDRILEGPICGGGDIFDDADVMVLSTRGDDEEESLFADLGELPEGSVVFGRRRTVQPNGPNRTCGTVLNC
- the WRKY47 gene encoding probable WRKY transcription factor 69-like isoform X1 codes for the protein MDRRVRTNPFLSEQEDPEATSDDGLPESPSDCNDSKPTAAPPPKKRRGVQKRVVSVPITDVEGSKSKGEAYPPSDSWAWRKYGQKPIKGSPYPRGYYRCSSSKGCPARKQVERSRVDPTKLVITYAFDHNHQLPVTKSHHHHHHNSSPSSAVIAAVSAATDFPSPGSTTTSSSTSSGDNTNAAPSSPAAKFEEAAAVFASQPELELGGDSLMIKPCIGDFGWLGEVAYDRILEGPICGGGDIFDDADVMVLSTRGDDEEESLFADLGELPEGSVVFGRRRTVQPNGPNRTCGTVLNC